TGTGTGACCGCAAGATGCCGTCCAGCCGTGCTCCCAGACGCTCTATGGCGGCGCGGGACTGGGCGTTCAGCCAGTGGGTGCGCAGTTCCACGGCGGGGCAGCCCAACTCTTCGAAGGCATGGGTCAGCAGGAGCAGCTTGGATTCGGCGTTGGTACCGGAGCCGTGCGAACTGGCCGCGTTCCAGGTGCTGCCGATCTCTACACGGGGCAGGGCTTGGTCAATGTTCATGAGGCTGGTCATCCCGATGATGCGGTCATCCTTCAGTCGGCGTGCCGTGAAGGGAACCATCTGTCCCGTCTCTTGAAAGTGCAGTCGCCGCTCAATCTCGGCGGCCATGCCAGAGGGTTCGGGCACGCTGGTGTACCACAGCTGCCACAGTTCGCCGTCCTGAGCTGCGGCAACCAGGCCGTCATGATGCTCTGGTTGGAGGGGTTCCAGATGGACGAGGCTCCCACTGAGGGTGACGGGCTGAACTTTCATTTATCCACCAGCAAGGCTTCGATGCCCAGGCGGTAGCCCAGCGGCCCGAAGCCACTGATTTTGCCCCGGCAGACCGGCGCAGTCACGCTGATGTGGCGGAACTCCTCACGGGCGTCCACGTTGCTCAGGTGCACTTCGACCACCGGCAGATGTTGTCCTGCTATAGCGTCCCTTAGCGCA
The sequence above is a segment of the Deinococcus radiophilus genome. Coding sequences within it:
- a CDS encoding GNAT family N-acetyltransferase, which produces MKVQPVTLSGSLVHLEPLQPEHHDGLVAAAQDGELWQLWYTSVPEPSGMAAEIERRLHFQETGQMVPFTARRLKDDRIIGMTSLMNIDQALPRVEIGSTWNAASSHGSGTNAESKLLLLTHAFEELGCPAVELRTHWLNAQSRAAIERLGARLDGILRSHTRAKDGTLRDTCVYSIVASEWPAVRSGLEFRLNRHQQQT